From Nicotiana tabacum cultivar K326 chromosome 15, ASM71507v2, whole genome shotgun sequence, the proteins below share one genomic window:
- the LOC107792256 gene encoding putative LRR receptor-like serine/threonine-protein kinase At1g67720 isoform X1, translating into MDFLLQSFVLLLCFTPAIVCQVTEFVSIDCGSATNYTDPSTGLAWTTDAGIMGNGKPVVVVNADVNSQQYQRRRDFPADTKKYCYTLNTKERRRYLVRATFLYGSPAAEGTYPKFQLYLDATKWATITISESSRIYVKEMIIRAPSNSIDVCLCCATTESPFISTLELRPLNLSMYATDYEDNFYLKVAARVDFGAQSNEPIRYPDDPYDRIWDSDLEKRPNFLVDVAAGTERINTTKYINTNTREYPPVKVMQTAVVGTKGMLSYRLNLDDFPANARAFAYFAEIEDLGINETRKFKMEHPYVPDYSNAVVNIAENANGSYTLYEPSYMNITLDFILSFSFVKTRDSTRGPLLSAMEICRYAQIAAKTDEQDVTTLNAFRSMSLGSDWTDEDGDPCVGTQWEWVTCSTTIPPRITKITLSGKNVKGEIPPELNHMEGLTELWLDGNSLTGSIPDLSNLVNLRTIHLEDNKLTGPIPSYLGGLPSLIELDVQNNSLTGEIPPSLLKGKVTFKYEGNPNLRPESKHNKRHKVILGVSVGAVVLLFVLITVSILFLCHFRTKVSHQKGDTKGESLRRSTKASTTCSIVRGGSLMDEGVAYYIPLSEIEEATENFSKKIGKGSFGPVYYGRLRDGKEVAVKTMADSSSHGTKQFATEVALLSRIHHRNLVPLIGYFEDDHQRMLVYEYMHNGTLRDHINESTSQKHLDWLARLHIAEDAAKGLEYLHTGCNPSIIHRDVKTSNILLDINMRAKVSDFGLSRQAEEDLTHVSSVARGTVGYLDPEYYANQQLTEKSDVYSFGVVLLELISGRRPVSTEEYGAEWSIVHWARSLIRKGDVISIMDRALVGRVKVESVWRIAEVAIQCVERHGSSRPRMHEILSAIQDAIKIEKGIDKLSSSGSSKAQSSRKTLLTSFLDIESPDISNSSLTPSAR; encoded by the exons atggATTTCCTCTTACAATCCTTTGTTTTACTTCTTTGTTTCACTCCAGCAATTGTGTGCCAAGTTACAG AGTTTGTAAGTATAGACTGTGGAAGTGCAACAAATTATACCGACCCGAGTACAGGATTAGCATGGACTACAGATGCTGGAATCATGGGAAATGGGAAACCAGTTGTGGTAGTGAATGCAGATGTAAACTCACAACAATATCAAAGGCGCAGAGACTTTCCAGCAGACACCAAGAAATACTGTTATACTTTAAACACCAAGGAGAGAAGGCGATATCTTGTCCGAGCAACATTTTTATATGGAAGTCCTGCAGCAGAGGGAACATACCCCAAATTTCAGCTCTACTTAGATGCAACAAAGTGGGCAACTATAACCATTTCAGAATCTTCAAGGATATATGTAAAGGAAATGATCATTAGAGCGCCTTCAAACTCGATCGATGTGTGCTTGTGTTGTGCCACAACAGAGTCCCCTTTCATATCTACTCTTGAGCTGAGACCTCTAAATTTGTCAATGTATGCCACAGACTATGAAGATAACTTTTACTTAAAAGTCGCAGCAAGAGTAGATTTTGGAGCTCAAAGCAATGAACCTATAAG GTATCCGGATGATCCTTATGACCGTATATGGGATTCGGATCTAGAAAAAAGGCCAAATTTTCTGGTGGATGTGGCTGCAGGCACAGAAAGAATCAACACAACAAAGTATATAAATACAAACACAAGAGAGTATCCACCTGTTAAAGTAATGCAGACTGCAGTAGTTGGGACTAAAGGAATGCTCAGCTATAGGCTGAATCTTGACGATTTTCCAGCGAATGCACGAGCTTTTGCATATTTTGCTGAGATTGAAGACTTGGGGATAAATGAGACCAGGAAATTTAAAATGGAGCATCCTTATGTCCCGGACTACAGCAATGCTGTGGTGAATATAGCAGAGAATGCAAATGGAAGTTACACTTTATATGAGCCTAGCTACATGAACATAACATTGGATTTTATACTGTCATTCTCCTTTGTGAAGACTCGTGACTCAACTCGAGGTCCACTGCTAAGTGCAATGGAAATATGTAGATACGCGCAAATTGCTGCAAAGACCGATGAACAAGATG TGACCACTCTCAACGCTTTCCGCTCCATGTCGTTGGGAAGTGACTGGACAGATGAAGATGGTGATCCTTGCGTGGGTACTCAATGGGAATGGGTGACTTGCAGCACAACTATTCCACCAAGAATCACAAAAAT AACACTGTCGGGCAAGAATGTTAAGGGTGAAATTCCTCCCGAGCTAAACCATATGGAAGGATTGACAGAGTT GTGGTTGGACGGAAACTCTCTGACCGGATCAATCCCTGACTTGAGCAATCTTGTTAATTTGAGAACTAT ACATCTTGAGGACAACAAGTTGACTGGTCCAATACCTTCATACCTGGGAGGTTTACCAAGCTTAATAGAACT AGATGTCCAGAATAACAGCCTAACTGGAGAAATACCTCCGTCATTATTAAAAGGAAAAGTAACTTTCAA GTATGAAGGAAATCCTAATCTAAGACCCGAATCAAAGCATAATAAACGTCACAAAGTGATACTAGGAGTTTCAGTTGGAGCAGTTGTGCTTCTATTTGTTCTAATCACAGTCAGTATACTCTTTTTGTGCCACTTCAGAACAAAAGTATCTCATCAAAAAGGTGACACAAAAG GTGAGTCTTTGCGTAGAAGCACAAAGGCCTCAACAACTTGTTCAATCGTGCGAGGTGGATCTTTAATGGATGAAGGTGTGGCGTACTATATCCCACTATCTGAGATAGAAGAAGCCACAGAAAATTTTTCTAAGAAAATTGGGAAGGGAAGTTTTGGACCTGTTTATTACGGAAGACTTAGAGATGGGAAGGAGGTTGCTGTTAAAACTATGGCAGATTCATCAAGCCATGGCACCAAACAGTTTGCTACGGAG GTGGCTCTCTTGTCAAGGATTCATCACAGAAACTTGGTTCCTTTGATTGGATACTTTGAGGATGACCATCAACGCATGCTTGTCTATGAATATATGCATAATGGAACTTTGAGAGATCACATAAATG AGTCCACCAGTCAAAAGCATTTGGACTGGCTAGCACGTCTTCATATCGCAGAAGATGCAGCCAAAG GACTTGAGTACTTACATACTGGATGCAACCCCTCTATCATTCATCGAGATGTGAAAACAAGCAACATTCTATTAGATATAAACATGCGAGCAAAAGTATCTGATTTTGGACTATCAAGGCAAGCTGAAGAAGATTTAACACATGTCTCAAGCGTGGCACGAGGAACTGTTGGCTACCTTGATCCTGA GTACTATGCAAATCAGCAATTGACAGAAAAAAGTGATGTGTATAGCTTTGGGGTTGTCCTTTTGGAATTGATCTCTGGAAGAAGGCCTGTCTCAACTGAGGAATATGGTGCTGAATGGAGCATTGTTCACTGG GCAAGATCATTGATTCGCAAAGGAGACGTGATCAGTATCATGGATCGTGCACTAGTAGGACGCGTCAAAGTTGAGTCAGTATGGAGAATAGCGGAAGTTGCAATACAATGTGTGGAAAGGCATGGCTCATCCAGGCCAAGAATGCATGAAATCCTATCAGCCATACAGGATGCGATCAAGATCGAAAAGGGGATTGACAAATTGTCTTCATCAGGAAGTTCAAAGGCACAATCTTCAAGAAAGACACTATTAACAAGCTTTCTTGACATAGAAAGCCCTGACATATCCAATAGCTCACTTACCCCTTCTGCTAGGTGA
- the LOC107792256 gene encoding putative LRR receptor-like serine/threonine-protein kinase At1g67720 isoform X2, translated as MGNGKPVVVVNADVNSQQYQRRRDFPADTKKYCYTLNTKERRRYLVRATFLYGSPAAEGTYPKFQLYLDATKWATITISESSRIYVKEMIIRAPSNSIDVCLCCATTESPFISTLELRPLNLSMYATDYEDNFYLKVAARVDFGAQSNEPIRYPDDPYDRIWDSDLEKRPNFLVDVAAGTERINTTKYINTNTREYPPVKVMQTAVVGTKGMLSYRLNLDDFPANARAFAYFAEIEDLGINETRKFKMEHPYVPDYSNAVVNIAENANGSYTLYEPSYMNITLDFILSFSFVKTRDSTRGPLLSAMEICRYAQIAAKTDEQDVTTLNAFRSMSLGSDWTDEDGDPCVGTQWEWVTCSTTIPPRITKITLSGKNVKGEIPPELNHMEGLTELWLDGNSLTGSIPDLSNLVNLRTIHLEDNKLTGPIPSYLGGLPSLIELDVQNNSLTGEIPPSLLKGKVTFKYEGNPNLRPESKHNKRHKVILGVSVGAVVLLFVLITVSILFLCHFRTKVSHQKGDTKGESLRRSTKASTTCSIVRGGSLMDEGVAYYIPLSEIEEATENFSKKIGKGSFGPVYYGRLRDGKEVAVKTMADSSSHGTKQFATEVALLSRIHHRNLVPLIGYFEDDHQRMLVYEYMHNGTLRDHINESTSQKHLDWLARLHIAEDAAKGLEYLHTGCNPSIIHRDVKTSNILLDINMRAKVSDFGLSRQAEEDLTHVSSVARGTVGYLDPEYYANQQLTEKSDVYSFGVVLLELISGRRPVSTEEYGAEWSIVHWARSLIRKGDVISIMDRALVGRVKVESVWRIAEVAIQCVERHGSSRPRMHEILSAIQDAIKIEKGIDKLSSSGSSKAQSSRKTLLTSFLDIESPDISNSSLTPSAR; from the exons ATGGGAAATGGGAAACCAGTTGTGGTAGTGAATGCAGATGTAAACTCACAACAATATCAAAGGCGCAGAGACTTTCCAGCAGACACCAAGAAATACTGTTATACTTTAAACACCAAGGAGAGAAGGCGATATCTTGTCCGAGCAACATTTTTATATGGAAGTCCTGCAGCAGAGGGAACATACCCCAAATTTCAGCTCTACTTAGATGCAACAAAGTGGGCAACTATAACCATTTCAGAATCTTCAAGGATATATGTAAAGGAAATGATCATTAGAGCGCCTTCAAACTCGATCGATGTGTGCTTGTGTTGTGCCACAACAGAGTCCCCTTTCATATCTACTCTTGAGCTGAGACCTCTAAATTTGTCAATGTATGCCACAGACTATGAAGATAACTTTTACTTAAAAGTCGCAGCAAGAGTAGATTTTGGAGCTCAAAGCAATGAACCTATAAG GTATCCGGATGATCCTTATGACCGTATATGGGATTCGGATCTAGAAAAAAGGCCAAATTTTCTGGTGGATGTGGCTGCAGGCACAGAAAGAATCAACACAACAAAGTATATAAATACAAACACAAGAGAGTATCCACCTGTTAAAGTAATGCAGACTGCAGTAGTTGGGACTAAAGGAATGCTCAGCTATAGGCTGAATCTTGACGATTTTCCAGCGAATGCACGAGCTTTTGCATATTTTGCTGAGATTGAAGACTTGGGGATAAATGAGACCAGGAAATTTAAAATGGAGCATCCTTATGTCCCGGACTACAGCAATGCTGTGGTGAATATAGCAGAGAATGCAAATGGAAGTTACACTTTATATGAGCCTAGCTACATGAACATAACATTGGATTTTATACTGTCATTCTCCTTTGTGAAGACTCGTGACTCAACTCGAGGTCCACTGCTAAGTGCAATGGAAATATGTAGATACGCGCAAATTGCTGCAAAGACCGATGAACAAGATG TGACCACTCTCAACGCTTTCCGCTCCATGTCGTTGGGAAGTGACTGGACAGATGAAGATGGTGATCCTTGCGTGGGTACTCAATGGGAATGGGTGACTTGCAGCACAACTATTCCACCAAGAATCACAAAAAT AACACTGTCGGGCAAGAATGTTAAGGGTGAAATTCCTCCCGAGCTAAACCATATGGAAGGATTGACAGAGTT GTGGTTGGACGGAAACTCTCTGACCGGATCAATCCCTGACTTGAGCAATCTTGTTAATTTGAGAACTAT ACATCTTGAGGACAACAAGTTGACTGGTCCAATACCTTCATACCTGGGAGGTTTACCAAGCTTAATAGAACT AGATGTCCAGAATAACAGCCTAACTGGAGAAATACCTCCGTCATTATTAAAAGGAAAAGTAACTTTCAA GTATGAAGGAAATCCTAATCTAAGACCCGAATCAAAGCATAATAAACGTCACAAAGTGATACTAGGAGTTTCAGTTGGAGCAGTTGTGCTTCTATTTGTTCTAATCACAGTCAGTATACTCTTTTTGTGCCACTTCAGAACAAAAGTATCTCATCAAAAAGGTGACACAAAAG GTGAGTCTTTGCGTAGAAGCACAAAGGCCTCAACAACTTGTTCAATCGTGCGAGGTGGATCTTTAATGGATGAAGGTGTGGCGTACTATATCCCACTATCTGAGATAGAAGAAGCCACAGAAAATTTTTCTAAGAAAATTGGGAAGGGAAGTTTTGGACCTGTTTATTACGGAAGACTTAGAGATGGGAAGGAGGTTGCTGTTAAAACTATGGCAGATTCATCAAGCCATGGCACCAAACAGTTTGCTACGGAG GTGGCTCTCTTGTCAAGGATTCATCACAGAAACTTGGTTCCTTTGATTGGATACTTTGAGGATGACCATCAACGCATGCTTGTCTATGAATATATGCATAATGGAACTTTGAGAGATCACATAAATG AGTCCACCAGTCAAAAGCATTTGGACTGGCTAGCACGTCTTCATATCGCAGAAGATGCAGCCAAAG GACTTGAGTACTTACATACTGGATGCAACCCCTCTATCATTCATCGAGATGTGAAAACAAGCAACATTCTATTAGATATAAACATGCGAGCAAAAGTATCTGATTTTGGACTATCAAGGCAAGCTGAAGAAGATTTAACACATGTCTCAAGCGTGGCACGAGGAACTGTTGGCTACCTTGATCCTGA GTACTATGCAAATCAGCAATTGACAGAAAAAAGTGATGTGTATAGCTTTGGGGTTGTCCTTTTGGAATTGATCTCTGGAAGAAGGCCTGTCTCAACTGAGGAATATGGTGCTGAATGGAGCATTGTTCACTGG GCAAGATCATTGATTCGCAAAGGAGACGTGATCAGTATCATGGATCGTGCACTAGTAGGACGCGTCAAAGTTGAGTCAGTATGGAGAATAGCGGAAGTTGCAATACAATGTGTGGAAAGGCATGGCTCATCCAGGCCAAGAATGCATGAAATCCTATCAGCCATACAGGATGCGATCAAGATCGAAAAGGGGATTGACAAATTGTCTTCATCAGGAAGTTCAAAGGCACAATCTTCAAGAAAGACACTATTAACAAGCTTTCTTGACATAGAAAGCCCTGACATATCCAATAGCTCACTTACCCCTTCTGCTAGGTGA